One window of Triticum dicoccoides isolate Atlit2015 ecotype Zavitan chromosome 5A, WEW_v2.0, whole genome shotgun sequence genomic DNA carries:
- the LOC119297269 gene encoding obtusifoliol 14-alpha demethylase-like — translation MDMLATKTTWLAIALFFITVVATKISRWKSNIHHLSTRPLPPVVNVLALLPSLFKKGFGVTINDLYTRYGSVFTINLLGPKITLLVGPDVSAHFFQGLESEISFGNFAEVTVPIFGQEVLYGVDAATRSEQVNLMLDILKPSKLRSLVDPIFQEVEAYFAKWGQDGIVDLKHELEQVLMFISSRCLLGYEVREMMLKEVYSLFHELENGLNFFSYLFPYFPTLTNRRRNKAHIRLKEIFTTTIRSRRSSSRVEEDALQRLMDSKYKDGRSITEGEISGMVMALIFAGKHPSSSTSIWTGAFMLSNTKFLIAAMEEQKHILSKYKNQIGYDALLEMDTLHRCIKEAIRMHTPAQMLARKAHKKFKVQTKEGKEYDIPGGHNVVIPTAFNNKLAHVYNDPHVYDPNRFGPGREEDKVGGEYSFTTFGGGRHVCPGMALAYLQIKVIWSHLLRNFELKLISPFPDADLRKMGQEPKGKVMISYKRHQLLHL, via the exons ATGGACATGCTGGCAACTAAAACCACATGGTTGGCCATAGCTCTCTTTTTCATAACTGTTGTAGCCACTAAGATTTCAAGATGGAAAAGCAATATCCATCATTTGTCCACAAGACCACTTCCACCTGTGGTGAATGTCCTTGCTCTCTTACCTTCACTTTTTAAAAAGGGTTTTGGGGTTACAATCAATGATCTGTACACAAGGTACGGCAGTGTATTTACAATAAATTTGCTTGGGCCAAAGATAACCTTGTTGGTTGGACCAGATGTCTCGGCTCATTTCTTCCAAGGGCTGGAGTCAGAGATTAGCTTTGGTAATTTTGCCGAGGTTACTGTTCCCATCTTTGGCCAGGAAGTTTTGTATGGTGTAGATGCCGCAACTCGCAGTGAGCAAGTAAACCTCATGCTTGATATACTAAAGCCATCCAAGTTGCGAAGCCTCGTTGATCCCATATTTCAAGAAGTAGAG GCCTACTTTGCAAAGTGGGGACAAGATGGCATAGTTGATCTTAAACATGAACTTGAGCAGGTGCTCATGTTTATCTCAAGTCGGTGCCTACTTGGATATGAGGTTCGGGAGATGATGCTAAAAGAAGTATACTCATTGTTCCATGAACTTGAGAACGGCTTAAACTTTTTCAGCTACTTGTTTCCATATTTTCCAACCCTGACAAACCGCCGACGCAATAAGGCACACATTAGGCTGAAAGAAATATTCACCACAACTATCAGGTCACGCAGGAGTTCTAGTCGTGTCGAGGAGGATGCACTACAGAGGTTGATGGATTCCAAGTATAAAGATGGTCGCTCCATAACGGAAGGAGAAATTTCCGGCATGGTCATGGCCCTCATATTTGCTGGAAAACACCCAAGCTCTAGCACTAGTATATGGACTGGAGCTTTTATGTTGAGCAACACCAAGTTCTTAATAGCTGCCATGGAGGAGCAAAAGCATATCCTTAGCAAGTACAAGAACCAAATAGGCTATGATGCCTTGTTAGAGATGGATACCCTGCATAGATGCATCAAGGAGGCGATTAGGATGCATACACCAGCACAAATGTTAGCTCGCAAGGCACATAAGAAATTCAAGGTGCAGACCAAAGAAGGCAAGGAATATGACATACCTGGAGGGCATAATGTTGTAATCCCTACGGCATTCAACAATAAGTTGGCACACGTTTACAATGACCCTCATGTGTATGATCCGAATCGGTTTGGTCCTGGAAGAGAGGAGGACAAAGTTGGTGGTGAGTACTCTTTCACAACATTTGGTGGTGGAAGGCATGTTTGCCCTGGCATGGCCTTGGCTTACCTGCAAATTAAGGTGATATGGAGCCATCTACTAAGAAACTTTGAGCTCAAGCTAATATCTCCTTTCCCCGATGCGGACTTGAGAAAGATGGGCCAAGAGCCTAAAGGAAAAGTAATGATAAGTTATAAGAGACATCAACTGTTGCACTTATAG